The following are from one region of the Bacillota bacterium genome:
- a CDS encoding MATE family efflux transporter: MAVSKHEMDMTKGSLFGQILIFAVPIMAMNLLQLLFNAADMVVVGRFSGSEALAAVGATGSLINLIVNVFMGLSVGTSVVVAQDYGVGKPQPISRSVHTSIAVSIVSGFIVMVLGLILCGPMLAMMGTPHDIIHLSELYMRIYFLGIPASMVYNFGAAILRAVGDSRRPMNYLIISGIVNVIFNMFFVIVLKMSVAGVALATVISQYLAVYLILRCLIKTDRAIRLFPRQIRIDKQKLKDIVRIGLPAGLQSLLFSISNVLVQSAVNSFGSTMVAASSAAGNVEGLVGTTMNAYYNAAITFTGQNMGAKNYDRIDSVAKICTVLVFATWFVLSGAMLVFGETLLALYTKNPEVIELGMMRLKIMMVAYFTCGIMNVYPGLTRGMGYSILPMLCTLVGACLMRIVWLVTVFRWYPTPNVLFICYPVTWALAGIGQVISFFYARKQVRKKAALAAGLTAEMGASV; this comes from the coding sequence ATGGCAGTAAGTAAACATGAAATGGATATGACTAAGGGGTCGCTCTTTGGGCAGATCCTAATATTTGCAGTGCCGATTATGGCAATGAATCTTCTGCAGCTGTTATTTAACGCTGCAGATATGGTTGTGGTGGGGAGGTTTTCTGGCAGCGAAGCCTTGGCTGCAGTTGGTGCCACCGGATCGCTGATCAACTTAATCGTAAACGTGTTCATGGGACTGTCTGTAGGCACGAGTGTGGTGGTAGCCCAAGACTATGGTGTTGGTAAGCCCCAACCGATCAGCAGGTCGGTCCATACTTCAATTGCAGTCAGTATAGTCTCAGGATTTATTGTAATGGTGTTGGGACTTATCCTCTGCGGTCCCATGCTTGCCATGATGGGTACACCTCACGATATCATTCACCTTTCGGAATTATACATGCGGATTTATTTCCTGGGGATACCGGCAAGTATGGTTTATAACTTTGGCGCAGCCATCCTGCGTGCGGTTGGCGACTCTCGCCGTCCAATGAACTACTTAATTATCAGCGGCATCGTCAATGTGATTTTTAACATGTTTTTTGTAATCGTATTAAAGATGAGTGTGGCGGGAGTGGCTTTAGCGACCGTCATTTCTCAGTACCTTGCTGTATACTTAATTCTCCGCTGTTTAATCAAAACTGATAGGGCGATTCGTCTGTTCCCGCGTCAAATACGCATCGATAAGCAGAAGCTAAAAGATATTGTCCGAATTGGACTTCCTGCCGGTCTGCAGAGTCTGCTCTTTTCAATCTCAAATGTCTTAGTTCAATCAGCAGTTAATTCATTTGGTTCTACCATGGTTGCAGCCAGCTCGGCAGCAGGTAATGTGGAAGGCTTGGTGGGTACGACCATGAACGCCTATTACAACGCGGCCATTACATTTACCGGGCAGAATATGGGAGCAAAGAATTATGATCGGATCGACTCAGTAGCTAAGATCTGCACAGTACTAGTTTTTGCCACTTGGTTTGTGTTAAGCGGAGCAATGCTTGTATTTGGCGAAACATTACTGGCTCTCTATACGAAGAACCCTGAGGTGATTGAGCTCGGCATGATGCGCTTGAAGATTATGATGGTCGCATATTTTACCTGCGGCATCATGAATGTCTATCCGGGATTAACCCGCGGCATGGGCTACTCGATTCTGCCGATGCTCTGCACTTTAGTGGGGGCATGTCTGATGCGGATAGTGTGGCTGGTAACAGTATTCAGGTGGTATCCGACACCAAATGTGCTGTTTATCTGCTATCCGGTTACCTGGGCACTGGCGGGAATTGGTCAGGTGATCAGTTTCTTCTACGCCCGCAAGCAGGTACGCAAAAAGGCTGCGCTGGCAGCGGGGCTTACAGCTGAAATGGGTGCATCTGTATAA
- a CDS encoding ABC transporter ATP-binding protein, with product MENVSFSVREGEILGFVGPNGAGKSTTIRILLNFIFPTSGTASICGKDVVTESKAIKKFTGYVPSDVRYYRNLTIKKLIEISNGFHGAGFDQETKRLCELFEVDLTKRFGELSTGNKKKAAIVCALAVKPKVLILDEPTSGLDPMMQKRLFRELTSQAEKGTAILLSSHNLSEVQEYCDRVVFIKQGEIVTTADLGLLSQPRKIVTVWGGKAMNSAGLQLLEEVGKKRVYRYQGEGEILLDILKQAEPDDFTIENESLDDYFMDLYEQEESR from the coding sequence ATCGAGAATGTATCGTTTTCGGTAAGGGAAGGGGAAATTCTCGGTTTTGTGGGTCCAAATGGGGCCGGAAAATCTACAACAATTAGGATTCTGCTGAACTTTATCTTTCCCACCAGCGGCACCGCTTCCATCTGCGGGAAGGATGTAGTAACTGAAAGCAAAGCAATTAAAAAGTTCACCGGTTATGTGCCCAGTGATGTCCGCTACTACCGTAACCTAACGATCAAGAAACTAATTGAAATCAGTAATGGTTTCCACGGCGCAGGCTTTGATCAGGAGACGAAGCGGTTATGCGAGCTGTTTGAAGTTGATTTGACTAAGCGTTTTGGCGAGCTTTCTACCGGTAATAAGAAAAAAGCCGCGATTGTGTGCGCACTGGCTGTAAAACCGAAGGTTTTGATTTTAGATGAACCCACCAGCGGACTTGATCCCATGATGCAGAAGCGATTGTTTCGCGAGCTGACGAGTCAGGCAGAGAAAGGTACTGCGATACTGCTTTCCAGCCATAATCTCAGTGAAGTGCAGGAATACTGCGATCGTGTGGTTTTTATAAAGCAGGGAGAGATTGTTACGACCGCAGATTTAGGTTTACTGAGCCAACCGCGTAAAATTGTGACGGTGTGGGGAGGAAAGGCAATGAATAGTGCAGGTTTACAACTATTGGAGGAAGTCGGCAAGAAACGAGTTTATCGCTATCAGGGTGAAGGAGAAATACTGCTGGATATATTGAAACAGGCTGAGCCAGATGATTTTACTATTGAAAACGAAAGCCTGGATGATTACTTTATGGACCTTTATGAGCAGGAGGAAAGCCGATGA
- a CDS encoding ABC transporter permease subunit, protein MNTFMLELRNTWKSVMIGTIVFCGLTFFILAFFPSMQTDAMQQLAGAKLEGIDPVLLAAFGLGELFDFTLITNFFGYVLQYLTIAVMIFIMQFAVNSLVKEETDGTIELLYSRPISRSHIFIQKAAANISVFAALLAVLSITTIAGYLLFTDYTLTASVKEAGILYGSMLYVGLIYLAVGMLLSAVLKSSKSTSGVVLAAVFGTYILGITSIVVERLSFLRYFSPMEWIKIQKLLKEGILPVEWLIGIAVIVVSFAAAHGIYQKRDLRL, encoded by the coding sequence ATGAATACTTTCATGCTGGAACTGCGCAATACTTGGAAGAGTGTTATGATCGGGACCATTGTGTTCTGTGGTTTGACATTTTTTATCTTGGCATTCTTCCCTTCGATGCAGACTGATGCGATGCAGCAGCTTGCTGGAGCAAAACTGGAAGGAATTGATCCGGTGCTTTTGGCAGCATTTGGTCTTGGAGAACTTTTTGATTTCACATTAATTACTAACTTTTTCGGCTATGTGCTGCAGTATCTGACGATTGCCGTCATGATCTTTATCATGCAGTTTGCGGTTAATTCCTTAGTAAAAGAGGAAACTGACGGAACTATCGAACTGCTGTACAGCAGACCGATCAGCCGCAGCCATATCTTTATCCAGAAAGCAGCTGCCAATATATCCGTCTTCGCTGCGCTTCTGGCAGTGCTGAGCATCACAACCATCGCGGGATACCTGCTGTTTACTGACTATACGTTGACTGCCAGCGTTAAGGAAGCGGGGATTCTCTACGGTTCGATGCTCTATGTGGGCTTGATTTATCTTGCTGTCGGGATGCTTTTATCAGCAGTGTTGAAAAGCAGCAAATCTACTTCTGGTGTGGTTTTAGCGGCTGTATTTGGAACCTATATTTTAGGGATTACCAGTATTGTCGTGGAGAGGCTGAGCTTTTTGCGCTATTTCTCTCCTATGGAATGGATTAAGATCCAAAAATTGCTGAAAGAAGGAATCCTTCCGGTTGAATGGCTGATTGGCATCGCAGTGATAGTAGTCAGTTTTGCAGCCGCCCATGGAATTTACCAGAAAAGAGACCTGCGGCTGTAA
- a CDS encoding AraC family transcriptional regulator yields the protein MTRKVMDQSWTYEHYNSEAEKAALYYVQSAGHYYSKPIYCCRREGLDSLLIKYTLDGTGYLKYNDVSYTVRRHQLFIIDCMAPHYYGSSKTDLWEMVWIHFNGNSSRLYVQQILKNNGPVFDLSAEPNNTILPKLLQIHQLIRSHNYQANIVASLLLNQIITELLLRSSEEQQDLQQLPPSTTHAIRYIKGNYEKPLTLDQLADVVGMSKYHFARQFKRHTGFSPHEYLIKQRIQESKILLKNTNLSVEVVSHRVGFESVSHFIQTFKKSEGVTPLRFRRMWN from the coding sequence ATGACCCGCAAAGTAATGGATCAATCATGGACATATGAACACTATAACAGCGAAGCAGAAAAGGCGGCTCTCTATTATGTGCAGAGTGCCGGTCATTATTATTCTAAACCAATCTACTGCTGCCGCCGCGAGGGACTTGATTCCCTCCTGATAAAATACACTTTGGACGGAACCGGTTATCTGAAATACAATGACGTTTCTTATACGGTGCGCCGCCATCAGCTCTTTATTATCGACTGTATGGCGCCCCACTATTACGGCAGTTCCAAAACAGATTTATGGGAGATGGTCTGGATTCATTTTAACGGGAACAGCAGCCGCCTTTACGTCCAGCAGATTCTTAAAAACAATGGCCCGGTATTTGATCTGAGCGCAGAACCAAACAATACGATTCTCCCAAAACTGCTGCAGATTCACCAGCTGATCAGATCGCATAATTACCAAGCCAATATTGTTGCATCACTGCTTTTGAATCAGATTATCACAGAACTGCTGTTAAGGTCCAGCGAGGAACAGCAGGATTTACAGCAGCTGCCGCCATCGACCACTCACGCAATTAGATATATTAAGGGGAACTATGAAAAACCGCTGACACTGGATCAGTTAGCTGATGTCGTTGGCATGAGCAAGTATCACTTTGCCAGACAGTTTAAGCGCCATACCGGCTTCAGTCCCCACGAATATTTAATTAAACAGCGCATACAGGAGAGTAAAATTCTGTTGAAAAACACAAATCTATCGGTCGAAGTAGTTTCGCACCGAGTTGGATTTGAAAGTGTGAGTCATTTTATTCAAACTTTTAAGAAATCTGAGGGAGTAACTCCGCTTCGCTTTCGCAGGATGTGGAATTAG
- a CDS encoding DUF386 domain-containing protein → MIFDRLHNAAMYYGINLRIDTALEFLLNNDLSGAEPGRYELDGDNIYYLVQEYQSKQPEAAKWESHQKYLDIQYILSGTELMGYAHVSDMDVIQDALEAKDCLYYAGEGSMVLAKAGSFAVFFPEDAHRPGVMAGEPELIKKVVVKIKL, encoded by the coding sequence ATGATTTTTGATCGACTGCACAATGCCGCAATGTATTATGGAATCAATCTGCGGATAGATACTGCCCTGGAGTTTTTGCTGAACAATGATCTTTCCGGGGCTGAACCGGGGCGCTATGAGTTAGACGGAGATAATATTTACTATCTTGTGCAGGAGTATCAGAGCAAACAGCCGGAAGCGGCTAAATGGGAATCCCACCAAAAGTATCTCGATATCCAATATATACTCTCGGGCACTGAACTTATGGGTTATGCCCATGTCAGCGACATGGATGTTATCCAAGACGCTTTGGAAGCAAAGGATTGTTTATATTATGCCGGAGAGGGCAGCATGGTTCTGGCCAAGGCAGGCTCGTTTGCTGTTTTCTTTCCTGAAGACGCACACCGTCCGGGAGTAATGGCCGGCGAACCAGAGTTAATCAAGAAAGTTGTAGTTAAGATCAAATTGTAG
- a CDS encoding methyltransferase domain-containing protein: MDLLELIIEYHKDNDRQGPGSEEATLKALSYLPHLDVNTKILDIGCGTGGQTLTLAKNTKAQITAVDILPEFLGKLWQRAEENNVSSRISAIRMSMDNLEFEENTFDVIWSEGAIYNIGFAKGLSLWRKHLKDNGYIAVSEISWLTDSRPREIEEYWISAYGEIDTIDAKLSVIEKSGYTPIANFVLEERCWMDYYRPLLAYAEAFLKKYDYADEVKVFVEETVEEAELYHRFKDYYSYVFYISRKTES, from the coding sequence ATGGATCTGCTGGAACTGATTATTGAGTACCATAAGGATAATGACCGGCAGGGACCCGGCAGTGAGGAAGCAACCTTAAAAGCTCTGAGCTATCTTCCGCATTTAGATGTAAATACTAAGATTTTGGATATAGGCTGCGGCACCGGCGGGCAGACACTTACTCTGGCTAAGAACACCAAAGCCCAGATCACTGCTGTGGATATACTGCCCGAGTTTTTAGGAAAACTTTGGCAGAGGGCCGAGGAAAACAATGTCTCCAGCCGCATATCGGCAATAAGAATGTCCATGGATAACTTAGAGTTTGAAGAAAACACTTTTGACGTGATTTGGTCAGAAGGGGCGATTTACAACATCGGCTTTGCCAAGGGGCTATCCCTTTGGAGAAAGCATTTAAAAGATAACGGGTATATTGCTGTTTCAGAAATATCGTGGCTGACTGACTCAAGACCAAGAGAAATCGAGGAGTACTGGATCAGCGCCTATGGGGAAATTGATACGATTGACGCTAAACTATCTGTGATAGAAAAATCAGGGTACACGCCTATAGCTAATTTTGTTTTAGAGGAAAGATGCTGGATGGATTATTATCGCCCGCTGCTGGCATATGCAGAAGCATTTCTGAAAAAGTATGACTATGCAGATGAGGTAAAAGTGTTTGTTGAGGAGACTGTAGAGGAAGCAGAGCTGTATCATCGTTTTAAGGACTATTACAGCTATGTGTTTTATATCTCCAGGAAAACAGAATCTTAA
- a CDS encoding thioredoxin family protein: MELITNLEGVEKLIKEQKLVLLFFGSQDCGVCRDLKPKVETLLEQYPQIRSAYIDTNEFMELAAFHSIFSIPAVLVFIEGKEVIREARYISLRQLQSRIERYYHLLFC, translated from the coding sequence ATGGAACTTATAACCAACTTAGAAGGCGTTGAGAAGCTTATTAAAGAACAGAAACTGGTCCTGCTCTTTTTTGGCAGCCAGGACTGCGGTGTATGCCGTGATCTGAAACCGAAAGTGGAAACTCTGCTTGAACAATATCCGCAGATAAGATCTGCATATATTGATACAAATGAATTTATGGAGCTGGCGGCTTTCCACAGCATCTTTTCTATTCCGGCTGTACTCGTTTTTATAGAAGGAAAAGAAGTCATTAGAGAAGCCAGGTATATCAGTCTCAGGCAGCTGCAGAGCAGAATCGAGCGGTATTATCATCTGCTGTTTTGTTAG
- a CDS encoding glycoside hydrolase family 2: MKTNIPRPEYPRPDFEREEWLNLNGEWEFEFDDQELGELEGWYKDKDFSMKILVPFVFQSEKSGLGIKELHEVMWYKREFDIPAPWSGKRIFLNFGAVDYYAKVWINGEYIGDHKGGYLPFKFDITRFVEIGTNTVVVKVVDRYDTSQPRGKQYWKEQPDRCWYTASSGIWQTVWLETAGEVALDLIKITPDIDKSCAYMELYLDRKPENMNLKVDLYYNGRHINSVQWQLNERISKQTINIKEEDEIDEIHYWTPQQPNLYDAVFTLHKDGEVVDVVKTYFGMRKISVKDDMVLLNNKPIYQRLILDQGYWPETLLTPPSDEAIKYDLEMTKKMGFNGVRKHQKIEDPRFYYWADKLGLLVWGEMPSAYNFNSEEIGNITTEYRDFINRDYNHPSIILWVPLNESWGVRNIISDSKQQNFGRMLYYLSKAEDPSRLVSTNDGWEQVISDINAIHDYAAEGSELARKFQDPEVLFNGSAASRMVYAYGEEYEGQPVLITEFGGIAFAVDTASSSGERKWGYGYAVKDEEDFLRRFAGLVKAIKSIPLIKGFCYTQLTDVMQEVNGLMTIDRKMKVDIEIIRKIILG, translated from the coding sequence ATGAAAACAAACATTCCAAGACCCGAGTATCCCAGACCAGACTTTGAAAGAGAAGAGTGGTTGAATCTAAACGGTGAATGGGAATTTGAATTTGATGATCAGGAGCTTGGAGAATTAGAAGGTTGGTACAAAGATAAGGATTTTTCCATGAAAATCTTAGTACCTTTTGTTTTCCAAAGCGAGAAAAGCGGGTTAGGAATTAAAGAACTGCATGAGGTTATGTGGTATAAAAGAGAGTTTGACATTCCCGCACCCTGGAGCGGCAAAAGAATATTTCTCAATTTTGGTGCTGTGGATTATTATGCAAAGGTTTGGATTAATGGAGAGTATATAGGCGACCATAAAGGGGGATATCTGCCCTTTAAGTTTGATATAACCAGATTTGTTGAAATAGGTACCAATACTGTGGTAGTAAAGGTAGTCGACCGTTATGATACAAGTCAACCGCGGGGTAAACAATACTGGAAAGAACAGCCTGATCGGTGCTGGTATACCGCCAGCTCAGGCATTTGGCAGACAGTCTGGCTTGAGACTGCGGGAGAAGTAGCCCTCGATCTAATTAAGATTACTCCGGATATTGATAAGAGCTGCGCTTATATGGAACTGTATTTAGATCGCAAGCCGGAAAACATGAACCTGAAAGTTGATTTATATTACAACGGTCGACACATCAACTCTGTACAATGGCAGCTGAACGAGCGGATTTCCAAGCAGACAATTAATATCAAAGAGGAAGATGAAATTGATGAAATCCATTACTGGACCCCGCAGCAGCCTAATTTATACGATGCTGTATTCACACTGCATAAAGATGGCGAAGTGGTTGATGTGGTTAAAACTTATTTTGGCATGCGAAAAATCTCCGTCAAAGATGATATGGTGTTGCTCAACAACAAGCCGATTTATCAGAGATTAATCCTCGACCAAGGTTATTGGCCGGAGACCCTGCTCACGCCGCCCAGTGATGAAGCTATTAAATATGATCTGGAAATGACCAAGAAAATGGGTTTTAACGGAGTCAGAAAGCATCAAAAAATTGAAGACCCTCGATTTTATTATTGGGCGGACAAACTCGGGCTTTTGGTCTGGGGTGAAATGCCCAGCGCCTACAACTTCAATTCCGAGGAAATTGGTAACATTACGACAGAGTACCGGGACTTTATCAACCGAGATTACAACCATCCATCAATTATTTTGTGGGTTCCGCTGAATGAGTCCTGGGGTGTCAGAAATATCATCTCCGATTCGAAACAGCAGAACTTTGGCCGGATGCTCTATTATCTGTCGAAGGCAGAGGACCCGTCCCGCCTCGTCAGTACCAATGATGGCTGGGAGCAGGTTATTTCCGATATCAACGCTATTCACGATTATGCTGCAGAGGGAAGTGAGCTGGCACGGAAATTCCAAGATCCGGAGGTACTTTTTAATGGCAGTGCAGCTTCACGTATGGTATATGCATACGGCGAAGAATATGAAGGCCAGCCTGTTTTAATCACTGAATTTGGAGGAATTGCTTTTGCGGTAGATACAGCAAGTTCTTCCGGTGAGAGAAAATGGGGATATGGATACGCAGTAAAGGATGAAGAAGATTTTCTAAGAAGATTTGCTGGATTAGTTAAGGCTATCAAGTCGATACCACTAATTAAAGGCTTCTGCTATACACAGTTAACTGATGTAATGCAGGAAGTAAATGGACTAATGACAATTGATCGCAAGATGAAGGTAGATATCGAGATAATAAGAAAGATTATTTTAGGTTAA
- a CDS encoding AraC family transcriptional regulator, whose amino-acid sequence MYKHDAYPKEGFGMINDYLDILPTIEYFNERECMPTWYIKEDITTFYDITYVIDGTSTYVVDDIDIILESGDVIYVPKGVKRRAFTDADNPMHCFAFNFQYRFVDGGFRELPLPRKFHIGIEHNLIELLERFKFVWLEKKEGYILEARGLFLLILHRLMENYLNINNTTIHGKRINNVKKYILENFHTQIKIQELADLVHLHPGYLGKIFKDEVGYTINEFINRIRINKACDLLASGETVFETAYQCGFSDPFYFSKVFKRMKGIPPSEFTARNRTRD is encoded by the coding sequence GTGTATAAGCATGATGCCTATCCGAAAGAAGGATTTGGTATGATTAATGATTATCTTGATATCCTGCCAACAATTGAATATTTCAACGAACGAGAGTGCATGCCGACTTGGTACATTAAGGAAGATATAACTACGTTTTATGATATCACCTATGTAATAGACGGTACCTCAACATATGTTGTTGACGATATAGACATTATTTTAGAAAGCGGAGATGTTATTTATGTTCCGAAAGGAGTTAAACGGCGGGCTTTTACTGATGCAGACAATCCTATGCACTGCTTTGCTTTTAACTTTCAATATAGGTTTGTAGATGGGGGCTTTAGAGAGCTTCCCCTTCCGCGGAAATTCCATATCGGAATTGAACACAATCTCATTGAACTGCTTGAGAGATTCAAGTTTGTTTGGCTTGAAAAAAAAGAAGGCTATATTTTGGAGGCGAGGGGGCTATTCCTGCTGATTCTCCATCGTTTAATGGAGAACTATTTAAACATAAATAACACTACGATTCATGGTAAAAGAATCAATAATGTCAAAAAATATATCCTTGAAAACTTCCATACACAGATTAAAATCCAGGAACTTGCCGATTTGGTCCATTTGCACCCTGGCTATCTTGGGAAGATTTTCAAGGATGAAGTCGGATATACAATCAATGAATTTATTAACAGAATTAGGATCAACAAAGCTTGCGATTTGCTGGCTTCTGGAGAGACCGTTTTTGAAACTGCCTATCAATGCGGATTCAGCGATCCTTTTTATTTTTCAAAAGTGTTTAAACGCATGAAAGGAATTCCTCCCTCGGAGTTTACTGCTAGGAATAGAACGCGTGACTGA